In Cedecea neteri, a single genomic region encodes these proteins:
- a CDS encoding virulence factor BrkB family protein — translation MIKSVPRKTVHRLRPLWAWGKLLWQRIDQDNMTTLAGNLAYVSLLSLVPLVAVVFALFAAFPMFADISVQLRHFIFANFMPATGDVIQRYIEQFVANSNRMTAVGAIGLIVTSLLLMYAVDSALNTIWRSKRVRPKVYSFAIYWMILTLGPLLAGASLAISSYLLSLRWASELNSMLDEVLRIFPLLLSWLAFWLLYSLVPTTSVRAKDAMIGSLVAALLFELGKKGFALYITMFPSYQLIYGVLAVIPILFVWVYWTWCIVLLGAEITASLGDYRKLRQAAEQEELEEQ, via the coding sequence ATGATCAAAAGCGTGCCCCGTAAAACTGTGCATCGCCTCAGGCCGCTTTGGGCCTGGGGCAAACTGCTGTGGCAGCGTATCGACCAGGACAATATGACGACCCTGGCAGGTAACCTTGCCTATGTGTCATTGCTGTCTCTGGTGCCGCTGGTAGCGGTTGTTTTTGCGCTGTTTGCCGCCTTCCCGATGTTTGCCGATATCAGCGTTCAGCTGCGTCACTTCATCTTTGCCAATTTTATGCCCGCCACCGGTGACGTAATTCAGCGCTACATTGAACAGTTTGTTGCGAACTCCAACAGGATGACGGCGGTGGGGGCCATTGGGCTTATCGTCACCTCGCTGCTGCTGATGTATGCGGTAGACAGCGCGCTGAACACCATCTGGCGCAGTAAGCGCGTGCGGCCGAAAGTGTACTCCTTTGCCATTTACTGGATGATCCTGACGCTTGGCCCGCTGCTGGCCGGGGCCAGCCTGGCGATAAGCTCGTACCTCCTTTCTCTACGCTGGGCCTCAGAACTCAACAGCATGCTTGATGAAGTGCTGCGTATTTTCCCTCTGCTGCTTTCCTGGCTTGCGTTCTGGCTGCTTTACAGCCTGGTGCCGACAACCAGCGTGCGGGCAAAGGATGCGATGATAGGCTCGCTGGTTGCCGCGTTACTGTTTGAGTTGGGCAAGAAGGGTTTTGCCCTCTATATCACCATGTTCCCTTCTTACCAGCTGATTTACGGCGTGCTGGCGGTGATCCCCATATTATTTGTCTGGGTCTACTGGACCTGGTGTATCGTGTTGCTGGGGGCGGAAATTACCGCTTCGTTGGGCGACTACCGTAAATTGAGACAGGCTGCAGAGCAGGAAGAACTGGAAGAACAATGA